The Methanothermobacter sp. K4 genome contains the following window.
GATGTAACCTATTATAAGTTCAGCGGCGACTCCAGGATCCACATCCCTTATCTTTCCTTTTTCTGTCATTTTGCTGAGATAATTCTCAAGTGCGGTGTATATCATCTCTCCTGTTGAATCTGGAAGTTCCCATTCCTCAAATCCGTGTTCCTCAAGTTCTCTCTCAGCCAGTATCAGAAAGAGGAGGTCTATCTTCTCGTTAACAATGACCTCTGTGAGCCCTGCGATAACATCATAGATGACCTCCTGGGGCTCCCTGTCAGCATTAAGGACATCATCGAGTATTGCAGACGCCCTTCTTCTGCTCGTATCCATTATCCTTTTCAGTAGATTTTTCTTGGATCCAAACTTTCTGAAGAGTGTTACTTCGCTGACACCGGCTTCAGCCGCTATCTCCCTTGTTGTGGTTCCCCTGTAACCCTTTCTTATGAATAGCCTTCTTGCAGCTTCCAGTATCCTATCCTCTGTGGAGACCATGATACCACTTATGTAAGTACTTACTAACACATCTTATATAAACCTATCCTCCAGATAAGCGGGTTAATATTATATAAAACCATCAGCACAGATTAAACCATGGAAATAACCGAGGACGATGTTATCCAGTCCATGGATCTCTTCACAGCTGTCCCTGTGTTCATGCTTAAGCGATGGGCCTCAAGGGGCACCAACCTCGCGGCAAAATTCAGGTCCCAGATAATGAGCCAGTACTCTGAGTTATCCATGATGGACAGGGAGCGGGTTAAAAGAATACTTGAAATGGACGTATCAGAGATTCAGGGGATACTTGAGAGGGCCTACATCAGAACAGGTAAGAAACAGCTTAAGATACTTGCAGATCCCTCAAGCAGAAGATTCATAGAGGTGAACCTCCGTGAGGTCAGGGGAATACTTGATGGGATCCACTGAGGGCGCACCCTCCTTGCCTCGTTAAAGGACTCCTGGCATTAGACCCCAGTCATGGCGCTGCTCTTCCTCCTCTTTATGTGATCAGGACCGCAGCCTTTCACCATACATGCGCTCATAGTACCTGAGGTACTCCCCACTCTTTATGTTCTCCCACCACTCTCTGTTTTCAATGTACCACTGGATGGTCTCCCTTATACCCTCCTCGAAGGAGTAGATTGGCCTCCAGCCAAGTTCATCCATTATCTTGCCTGCGTCTATGGCATATCTCCTGTCATGTCCCGGCCTGTCATCAACGAATTTTATGAGGGACTCATCCTTTCCAAGTTCCCTGATGATGAGTTCAACGATCTCAAGGTTCCTCCTCTCATTGTTACCACCTATATTGTAGACCTCACCGATACGGCCATGATGGAGTACGAGGTCTATGGCCCTGCAGTGGTCATGCACGTGTATCCAGTCCCTCACGTTCATGCCGTCACCGTATACAGGGAGGGGTTTATCCTCGAGGGCGTTGGTTATCATGAGGGGTATGAGTTTCTCAGGGAACTGGTAGGGGCCGTAGTTGTTGGAGCAGCGGGTTATGTTGACCGGCAAACCATAGGTACGGTTGTATGCCCTGACAATGAGGTCTGCAGAGGCCTTGCTGGCAGAGTAGGGGCTGTTGGGTGCAAGGAGAGTATCCTCTGTGAAGTAGCCCTCCTCTGCGGAGCCGTAGACCTCATCTGTTGAGATCTGTATGAACCTCTCAACGCCATGCCTCCTTGAGGCCTCCAGAAGTGTCTGAGTACCCATGACATTTGTCCTTATGAATATGCCGGGGTCCTCGATACTCCGATCAACGTGGGATTCCGCCGCGAAGTTCACAACAGCGTCAGAGTCCGCTATGAGGCGGTTAACAAGTTCCTTGTCGGTTATGCTACCCTTAACAAATGTGTAACACGGGTCATCCTCCACGCCGGCGAGGTTTTCAAGGTTCCCGCAGTAGGTAAGGGCGTCAAGGTTGATTATCTCATAGCTGTGGTTCTCAAGCATGTACCTTATGAAGTTGCTACCTATGAAGCCGGCTCCACCGGTTACAAGAATCCTTTCCATTCAAATCTCCTCAGAGGTAAACTGGCCTCTCCTTCAGGGGCTTCCAGTTTCTGTCCTTATCTGAAATTATGAGTTCATCCACCATTTCCAGGGGCCACTCTATCCCGATGTCAGGGTCGTCCCAGGGTATGCCGGAGTCATATTCAGGGAGGTAGAGTTCCGTGCACTTGTAGTTGACTATGCACTCATCTGAGAGGGCCAGAAATCCATGCGCAAATCCCTCTGGAATGAAGAATTCCCTCAGGTTCTCCTCTGAAAGGAAGACACCCACCCATTCACCGTAGGTTCCTGAGTCCCTCCGGAGGTCCACCGCAACATCAAAGATCTCACCCTTTACAACCCTTATGAGTTTTCCCTGGGGTTTCTCCATCTGGAAGTGAAGGCCCCTGAGGACGCCCATCCGGGACATTGACTCGTTGTCCTGGACAAAACTGATATCAAGGCCATGGTCCCTGAATAATGCCTGGTTGAAGGTCTCCATGAAGTATCCCCGTTCATCTTCGTAGACCTCAGGTTCTATGATGATTGCACCATCGAGTCTGGTTTCCTTGAATTTGAAGTCACCCATAGAAATTTCCCTCCGCGAGGTCCCTAAGGTACTTTCCGTATTCTGTCTTCTCGAGTTTTCCTGCCATTTCAAGGAGATCATCCCTTGTGATCCACCCATTGTTATAGGCTATCTCCTCAAGGCATGCGATGTAGAATCCCTGCCTCTTCTGTATGGTCTCTATGAAACTGCTTGCCTCCAGGAGGCCGTCATGGGTACCGGTGTCAAGCCAGGCCATACCACGACCCATGAGCTCCACCCGGAGCTTCTTCATCTTCAGGTACTCCTCATTGACGGATGTTATCTCAAGTTCACCCCTCTCTGATGGCTCTATTCTCCCGGCAATTTCAACCACCTGGTTGTCATAGAAGTAGAGGCCAGGAACAACGTAGTTGGATTTGGGTCTTTCAGGTTTTTCCTCTATGGATATAACCCGGCCTTCACTGTCGAATTCAACAACCCCAAAGGGTCTGGGGTCCTTTACATAGTAACCGAATATAACAGCGCCCTCCCTGATAGATGCAGCCCTCTGGAGTATTTCACTGAACCTGTGCCCGTAGAACACGTTATCACCCAGGACCAGGGCAACCCTTGAGTCTCCAATGAAATCCTTTCCCACGAGGAATGCATCGGCAATCCCGCGGGGTTCCTCCTGCACCTCATAGGAGAACCTGACACCGAACTGTGACCCGTCCCCCAGCAGGTCCCTGTAGAGTGGTAGGTCCCTTGGGGTTGATATCACAAGTATATCCCTTATACCTGCGAGCATCAGCACAGATAGCGGGTAGTATATCATGGGCTTATCATATATGGGTAGGAGCTGCTTTGAAACAGCCCTTGTTATGGGGTAGAGACGGGTTCCTGAACCCCCTGCCAGCACTATACCCTTCATCGTCCACCTCCTTGTCTCATCTCTTCAAGGTAATCCTTAAGGGCTTCCCTGTAGCTTCTGAGGAGTTTGAAGCCCTCCATGGCCCAGTTATAATTTTTAAGTACAGAGAATGATGGCCTGCGGGCGGGCCTCGGGAATTCATGGCTCCTTACAGGTTTCAGTTTAACATCCATCTGCAGTGCACGGAATATCTCCCTGGCAAATTCATACCATGAGCAGTGGCCAGAATTTGTTATGTGGTACACACCATAGGCGGGCCTTTCAATGAGCCTCCCGATTGCACCTGCAAGGTCACGGGTGTATGTTGGAGATCCGTACTGGTCATCAACAACACTTATCTCATGGCCCCTCTCTGCCAGTTCCACCATGGTCCTTACAAAGTTCCTCCCGTTCCTCCCAAAGAGCCAGGATGTCCTCACTATGTAGAATTTATCCGTCAGATCCCGCACAGCAAGCTCACCCAGGTACTTGGTTTTACCATAGAAGTTCAGGGGATCCGGTTCATCAAATTCAAAGTATTCATCACCCTTCTCGCCATTGAAAACATAATCGGTGGATATGTAAACCATCCTGGTGCCTGTATGTGATGCAGCAGCCGCAACGTTCCTGGTCCCAAGTACGTTCACCTGATAGGCGGTTTCACGCTCTGACTCGGCACAGTCAACATCTGTGAATGCAGCTGCATGTATGATGGTATCTGGTTGTGTTTCGGCTGCAAGTTCCATGACCCCCTCAAGGTCCCGGATGTCAAGGTCTCCTGAAGTTAAAACCTCATGGTTCTCTTTCAGGACCTCAATGAGGTCACTTCCAAGCATACCCGAGGCTCCGGTTACAAGAACCTTCATTCAATCACCCATAATACTCACTGCAGTCCCATAACCTGTTATTTCAAGGAACGTATCAACGTCACCGAGACCCTCAAGGACGTGATCGGCGCCCGCGGCCTCCAGTTCATCAACTGTGAAGTCCCCTGTGGCAACCCCCACTGTCCTCAGGCCAAGTTCTTTTCCAGCTTCAATATCCCGCGGGGTGTCACCTACGGTGATGACATTTTCCCGCCGTATCTGTCCGTAAATGGAGGATGCCCTTTCAAGGGCGAGCCTAAGTATCGAGGCCCTGCTGCATCCCTCGTTGCCAAAGCCCCCAAACCTGAAGTATCCATCAAATGAGGCCTCACTGAGCTTCAACCATGCGACAGGCTCAATGTTTCCGGTAACAACCCCCAGTGGTGTTCCGGCTTCACTGAGACGTTTAAGAATAATTTCTGCACCATCCAGGGCTCTTATGTTATCCCTCTCAAGGTTCAGGCGGTAATTGTATGAGATTCTATCCACTATCCTCACGAAGTCCCCATCGCTGATTTCAAGGCCGTACTTCCATGCTGTCTGGAATATTATCTCCTTATCAGTCATTCCCTGGATGCTCCCTATGTCTATCTCAACATCAACATTGAAAAGTTCCATGAACGCCTGTCTGAAGGAGTAAAAGTGACAGTGGGATCCAACAAGCAGCGTTTTATCAATATCAAATATGATCGTGTTCATCTTAGACCTGCCTCTCATACTTTTTCCTGAGATGCTCAGAGCTGTACTCATAGTAAACTATGTTTGACTTCAGAAAAACCCTCTGGGCCGGGGTGCCATTCCTGAGGTAGGTGACGGTTATCCTCCGCTCACTTACCCGTATGTCAATTGCATTTCCACGGGGACCCGTTTTGTAGGTGTGTTCGGCCCCCAGGATGTCCCTTATTCTTATCCAGTCCACTGCCATGGCTCTTTACCCGCTCTTTAATCTTGCTTCACCATCATGGTGACGTTATTATTATCTACAGTTTCATCTATAAATTATTCCATGAAGAGGGATGTCTGTGAAATCGATGATGCCAATGAGGCCCTGGTGCTCAGGGTGAGGGAGTTGATGCCTGAAGATGATGAAATAAAAAGGCTCTGTGACCTCTTCAAAATATTATCCGAGCCCACAAGGCTAAGGATAATCGAGGCACTCACTGTGGATTCCCTTTGTGTCTGTGAACTTGCATCCCTCCTTGAGATGACCCAGTCAGCGGTTTCCCACCAGCTCAGAATCCTGAGAAGTGCGGGGATCGTTGACTATGAAAGGGATGGTAAGATGGCACGCTACCACCTCACCGACAGGGGTGTGGCAGATTTTATAGAAAACTGCAGGAGTAAATGTCTCCAGTAAGGGAGTTATATCATGTATGAGCTTCTTTCACATTCACTGGAAGATGGTTCACCGGTTCACACGGCACTTGATGAGGTGAGGATATCAATCAGGAACAGGATACCTGTGGATGGGTATGAGACCCACACCATCATCACATCCAACCATGCCGGGACCCATATTGATGCCCCGGCCCATTTCATTGAGGGCGGAAGGAGGATATGTGAATACAGCATTGATGAACTTGTATTCAATGATGTCTGCACTGTGGACGTTGATGTGGGGCCAGGGGACCCCATAGGAAGTGGTGATATTGAGATTCCAGACTGCGACCTCCTCCTCATAAGGACGGGCTTCGAGTCAGTGAGGGGCGAGGACGCCTACCTAAGGGATAACCCCTGGATCACACCGGAACTTATTGATAACATAAGGAGGAACTTCAGGTGCATCAGGGCCATCGGAGTGGACTGTATATCAATATCAAATCCAGACCACCCATCTGAGGGCGAGATGGCCCACATAACGGCCTTCACTGAGGACCCTGACTACGGCGAGCCAGTTCTCATCCTGGAGGATATGAAACTTATGAATGCTCCGGAGGTTATTGAGAGGGTCTTTGTGGTCCCATGGATTATTGGGGGAGTTGACAGTGCACCATGCACTGTTATGGCTGAATTTAAGGTTTAATTCTCAGTAATTTAGGGGGGGGTATCTGTGGAGATAAGACTAAGGCCTGTTGGATTTGTGAGATCCCCATTCATGAGGAGGGGGGAGGCACCTCACCAGGGGAGACTCTCAATGGAGGAGAGCGAGATCCACATCTTCCCGGAGTACCGTGACGCTGTGGATGGAATTGAACTTTTCAGGTACCTCTTTGTTCTCTACTGGCAGCACCTGGCTGAGAGGGATGTTCTTAAGGTTGTTCCGCGGGGTAAAAAGAAGAAGAGGGGTGTTTTTTCAACAAGGGCCCCTGCAAGACCCAACCCGATAGGGTTGTGTCTGGTGGAGCTGCTGGAGTCAGGTGATTTCCTCAGGGTGAGGGGCCTTGATGCACTGGATGGCTCACCTGTTATTGATATAAAACCCTATTATGAGGATATAGATTCGCCTGGGAACTGAAAGGCCAGAAAGCTTTTTCTCTGCAAGCTGGAAAGTATTGAAGAAGGATGTCTGGGCATCTTGGCTATTCCTCAGTTCTGAATGCTGCTTCAACATCCCTTACAAAGGGTTCTATCTTGCAGTCACAGACATTCTCCTTTATTTCCCTCTCGGTTATGGCAACTGTCTGGAGGGGCTCCTTCCCGATGATATCACTCATACGCCTGAATGTTCCCTCTGCACCGCTTCCACCATATGTACAGAAGAAGGCAGCATTTTTTATCTTTGATGCATTCTCCCGGAGGTAGGTGCCCATGGGCACTGAGGGATTACCTGCCCAGACCGGTGTACCCACTATCACAAGGTCATAGTCTGATGGGTCCCTTTCATAGGGTTCAAGTACAGTGTCCCTGCCCCTTGCAGCCTGATAACCTGATTTTAAAAACCCTATGAGACCCGTCCGCTTCTGGGTGTCCCTTATCTCCTCGATGTCACATTTGAGTTCCCTGGCGATCTGAGATGCAACCTCCCTGGTACGCCCGGTTCTTGAATAATATACCACAAGTGCCTTCATGGTTACTGGTATGTGAATGGGCGCATAAATAGTGTTCCCTCTCTTTAATGAGGTTAAGTAAGCTTAATGATCTATTCATGAACAGCTTGGAGGAACTTAAAAATCAGAAATCTGTAGTAAGAATCATGCACCTGAAGTATGGGGGGTAGCTTCCAGAGATTTAAAGGGGGGTTGTTAGGAGTGAAAAAACGGGGAGGTGCTTTTTCGTTTTTTATCTCTGGAAGCTGATTTTTTTGGTGCTTTCAACAGAACAAAATATCCCGGAAGTTGAAAGCAATAATTTAGGGGGTGATGTGTGTATGAGACACACAAACCTATATGTTAGAATTCTAGTATATAAAGATTTCGGTCGTGTTGGGTGGGTTGCAAGCTAAGGTGTCACATACAAAGTAGTGATGGAGGTCCACACACAGGTCCTCTTTACGTGGGTGCATGCTAAAGTATCACATACAACACACTTATAGACAGGTGACATTATGCCAGTTATAGAGGGGCCCCTCTTCACCGCCCGCACATGCCAGGAATACATGAAGATGTTTGATCTCAGAATAAATGAACTTAGGGGACTGCGAATACTTGACTGTCCCGCTGGTGCCAGCTCATTCACACCACTCATGGCGGAGCAGGGCCTTGATGTGAGGGCCTGTGACATCATGTACGGTGAGGAGGCAGATACTCTTGGAAATATGTGCAGGGAGCACCTCATGGCCCTCACAGATGCCCTTAAGAGAATCAGAAATCATTTCGTGTGGAGGTTCTACTCTTCACCTGAGGAGATGCTCGAAAAACGTCTGGATGCCTGCAGGTGTTTTGAGGAAAGCTACAGAGAGCACCCTGAACTTTACGTGAGGGGGGACCTCAGGGATTTACCATTTGATGATGATGAATTTGATCTCCTTCTCTCATCCCATCTCCTCTTCATATATGACCACAGGCTTGACAGGGAATTTCATGAAATGGCCATTTCCGAGATGATACGCGTCAGCTCAGAGGTGAGGATATATCCAATCGTCAAGGAGAACGGAAAACTCTCAGAGTATGCAGAGAGCATACTGGAACACAGAAGAGATGAATTTGAAGCATTCGCAGTTACAGTGGACTATGAGTTCAGGAGGGGAGGTAACATGATGCTTGTTCTGAAAAAAAGGTGTGCTGATGATTAATAAGGTCGATTTTAAGGTAATATGATGCTTCGCCCCAAATCTGAGAATCACCTTCTGATCTTCCTCATAACTTAAAGTCACCTGATCTCATCCAGTATAGCCTGATGCATCCTCCTGATGAATTCTATCCGGTCCTCATACTTGAGCACATCCAGGTAACCCTGGGCAACCAGGTTAAAGGCAAATGGTGAGGGTATCCTCGTGTCAATCTGCTGTATCTCCATCTCACCATCACGGATCCATTCAAGGACCCTGATGGCATTCTCGATGTCCATGTAGTCCTCCATAACCTCCCTGCGGGCCTCCTCGAGTATGGGGAACCTGTCATCCAGTTCACTCACAAATTTAAGGAGTATCTTACCCCGTACCTGCTGCCTGCCAACAGATTTCTCCTCCCCCCTGTACCTGCGGAGTATCATGAGGGCACGGCCAGCGCAGTGTCTGAACCTGCTTGCAAGGGTTTCTGTCCGGTCAAGGGCCTTCTTAAGTATTTCCCTGAGGTTATCAGGTTCAAGTTCCATGAATGACTCGAGCCCACCCATCTTTCCCTCTGAACTCAGATAGAATCCATTATCGGAGACAGATATCATAACGTCCCGCCGGTAACGCTGTGCAATGACATAGGCAACAGCCCTTGATAGGGCGTCGTTAACCCTCCTTCCAAAGAGGCTGTGGAAGACGATGAATTTTCTGCCCCCAAATCCAGTGTAGTACTCAACAAGCATCCTCCTGATGCTGGGTATTGCCGCGTAGAGGTACTGTTCACGGAAATACTCATAGATTGAACCTGCGGCCCTCTCATCCACGTGGAGGTAGCCCATTATGAACTCCATTATCTCTGTCCTTGAACGCCCGTACTGGAACTTACCATCCATAATGTCCCTGAAGCGCTGTATGTCAACTGCAAGGTCAAATGAGAGGGGTAGCTGCTCTGAGAACCATGAGGGAATGTTGGGGGGCCCTGAGGCGGGGCTGACATTGACGGTCATACCCCTTGCATAGTTGAATCTGTAGATCTTCCCGCCAAGAACGAAGGTATCCCCCTTTCTGAGTTTCTCCATGAAGTCCTCCTCTATCCTCCCCACAACCTTCCCGTTGCACTTAACAACCGCCGCGCTCCTATCGGGTATGGTCCCTATGTTGGTGGAGTAGAGTATCCTTGCAAGTTTACCCCTCCTCCCGAACATGTTCTTGTCGTGGTCAACCCAGATCTTGGCATAGACGTACCTCTCCTCGAGCTCGGCATACTCCCCTGCAAGGTAGCTGAGTACAGAGAGGTAATCATCCCTCCTGAGGTCCCTGTAGCAGTAACTGTTCCTTATAACCTCCAGGGCATGGTCAATGTCCCATGGGTTCTCAATGGCCATCCCGTATATGTGCTGGGCCAGGACATCCAGGCAGTTCTCGGGTATCCTTATGGAATCTATTTTGCCCTCAACGGCGTTCTTGAGTATGAGTGAACACTCAACAAGGTCATCCCTGTCCACGACAACTATCCGTCCTTTCGATTTCTCATGAAGCTGATGCCCGCTTCTCCCTATCCGCTGAAGGGCCCTTGAAACAGATTTGGGTGAACTCAGAAGAACCACGAGGTCAATGTACCCGATGTCTATCCCGAGTTCAAGGGACGTTGACGATACAACCGCCTTCAGCTCACCCCTCTTGAGTTTCTCCTCTGTTTCAAGCCTTATCTCCCTTGAAAGTGATGAGTGGTGTGCCATGATGTTTTCATCGGTGTAGCTCTCAGGAAAGCGACTTTTCAGGTTGTAAACCACACTCTCGGTCCCGCTCCGCGTGTTGGTGAAGATGAGGGTTGTCCGGTGTTCCATTATCAGGTCATGGAGGATGTCGTAGAGAGCATTACCAATTTCCTCAGGGTCAGCGGCCACGATATCATCAACCGGGCAGATGAGTTCAATGTCAAGTTCCTTCAGGTAGCTGACGTCCACTATGATGCAGTCCCTCTCCTCACCGTAGCTGTAACCCACCAGGAATCCTGCAACACGCTCAAGTGGATGCACCGTTGCAGATAAACCAATCCTTGTGAAGTCACCGACAAGGTGCTGCAGTCTCTCAAGGCTCAGTGAAAGGTGAACACCCCTCTTATTATCTGCAAGGGAGTGTATTTCATCCACGATAACATAGCGCACAGTTGAAAGCTTTTCACGGAACTTCGGGGCCACCAGGAGTATTGAGAGCGTCTCAGGTGTTGTTATAAGGATGTGCGGGGGATTCTTGAGCATCCTGGAGCGCTCATAGCTGCTGGTGTCACCGGTCCGCACAGCCTTCCTTATCTCAAGGTCCCTGCCCTCCTCCTCTGCAATCTCCCTTATACCCTGGAGGGGTTCCTCAAGGTTCCTTTCTATGTCATTATCAAGGGCCTTAAGGGGTGAAATGTATATGCAGTAGACGCTGTCCTCCAGTTCACCCCTATCTGCAAGTGTGGTGAGTTCACTGATTATTGAAAGAAATGCGGTGAGTGTCTTTCCTGAACCTGTTGGTGACGATACAAGGACGTTCCTCCCCATGTGTATATCCATTATCGCATACTTCTGGGCCTCTGTGAAATCATCAAAGGTCCTCCTGAACCATTCGCTGACCCATGGGTGGAGGACCGAGTGTATCCTTCTGCTTGAGTATTTCCTCTTCTGCCTGACTATCATGGGCCTCACCACCCATCACTGAATCCCGTGGATGAGGTGAACTCCATGAGGGCACCCACCGTCCCGAAATCGAAAACCTCAAAGTCCTCAACACCATAGACATGGAATTCCTCAATCTCAGCCTCCCTGAGGAAGGGGGATAGTACAGCCTCATGGAGGATGTCAGAGCCCTCGGTTATGAAATTGAAGGATGGCATGACAACGAGGTTCATATCCCTGAAGGGCCCCAGGAGGAAGCATTTGATCTTTTCAACTCTTTCACCGCTTCTGAGACCCACACAGGGGTGTTCATGACCTATGATGATATTTTCAGCGTCAAGTCCTTCTGGTATCACATGGCCATGTGTCAGGAGGAAATCATCCACCTTCATGGTTTCATGGATTGCAATACCTGAGATACTGGACATGTGGGGTATGATTGGGTCATGATTACCCTTGATCAGTGTTATCTCCCTGAAGTTTTCCTGGAGGTAGTCCATCATCCTAATGATTTCGCGGTTCTCCTGACGGCTCACCCTACCGAATTCATGCTTGAGGTCACCATTTATGATGATGCCTGAGGCACCTGATGCGTCCCTTATGGATTCTATCCGCTCAACTATCCTTCTGAACTGGAATCCCGGGACCATCACTCCCTCACTGGTGAGGTACTGTTCGTACCCCAGGTGGAGGTCGGCTACTATCATTGAATCCTCAATGAGAAGTGACAGGTCACATATTTCCAGTCCATCCATCAGTTTAACCGTGTTCATTGCATCACCAGAACACTGATGAGGTAGAGGAGGTCAAGGGCCCCGAAGGCTATGAGTGAGTTCATCACAACCTCAGATCCCTTCACATTAACTTCATCTGAGCCATGGAGGTAATAATAGATGCAGGGAACTGTGACTGTAAGTGAAAGTAGAGCTATTATGGGAAAACTGATCCTGGGATCAAAATGTGGGGAGAATTCGAGAAGTCCCAGTGCAACCGTTGCAGCAGTCGCACTTAAGGCCATAACTGCCCTGGATGCAGGCACACCCCTCCTGACAGGAAACGTCATCTTGCCCCCCAGCAGGTCCTCCCTGAGGTCAGGTATCTCAACGTTTATGATGAAAACAAGCTGCAGAAGCATTATTGGGATGGAGAAGAGGATTAGAGGGGTATCAATCACGCCCCTGATTACAGAGTAACCCATTGCAGGGAATATGAAACCTGTAAGGGCTGTTGCAACCTCACCCAGCCCCCTGTATGAGAGTCTGGCTGGTGGGGCACTGTAAAACCATCCAAGCAGATTACCGGCAACTGCAAGTAGAAGAACTGCAGGATTACGGTAGATGAAAGTGTAGATAACGGCAAGTGCCAGGGATACTGATATGAGAAGGACAGCGAACTTCCAGGCAAATCCTCTGAGTTCCGGGTGTCTCTGGAGAACCCCGCTTCCCCCGGTATATGCTGTCGCAGCATCAGGGTTGTCCAGTTCAAAGTCATAGTAGTCATTGCTGTAGGATACAGAAAGATGGGCCGGCATCACGATCGCATATCCCATGATGAACTGGTCAGGGGGAAGGTAACCCCTCCCTATACCTGCAAGAACGGCCCCTGTGGCATAGAGGATCAGGCCAGCCCCGAGAAATGGAAGTCTACCCAGTTTGATAACCTCAGACAGTAAATACCACCGGGACTTTTTTTTCTTGACATCCAGTTTATGCATCCACATCCTCCTACCAGTCAGGAATTGGGTCCATTAACATTTATATCGTCTGTGGAATAAAAGATTATCAGCACTGATTTATCATTGCAGAATCAATCAGGTGAATTTATCAGGTGATTCTCATGGCTGATAGGACCTTGAAGGATAATATTGGCCTCATGGATTCAGAGGAAAAGATGAAGGCCGTGGATGAACTTGAACCATCAGAGGAATCCGTTGAAATACTTTTAAGACTTCTGGAGGATGAAAGTCATCCTGTCAGATTTAAAGCTGCAGAGAAACTTGCAGAATTCGGGAAAGTATCTCTTGAGGGGCTCATTGAAATAATGGACACTGCAGAGGGGGATGTCAGGAGATACGCCACATTCGCCCTCAAGAAGATAGGGGATCCCTGCGTTGTGGATCACTTCATTGAGGCACTTGGGGATGAGGACTGGGGAGTGAGGAAATTCGCTGCAAGGTCCCTTGGGGAACTGGGGGATAAGAGGGCCGTGGAACCACTCATAGGGGCACTTGAGGATGAGGACTGGGGAGTTAAACTGGCAGCTGTAAGGTCACTTGGCGACCTAAGGGATCCAAGGGCCATAGAGCCAATCAAGAAGGCCAGAAGAAAGGGGGATAAGGACTTCAAGAAGGCTGCCAATAAGTCACTCAAAAAGATCCAGTCCTAGCCTTGGGTTTTCGTTGGGTGAAGTGTTCATCAATCACTTAATTCAGTAATATTGTTTATTACAGTCCTCATGAAACTTTTATATTTTTTGAGTGTCATTATATATCTATATATAATTTTTAGCCGGTGGTTTCATGAGGATAGTGATCGTGGGGGCTGGATTTGGAGGTCT
Protein-coding sequences here:
- a CDS encoding HEAT repeat domain-containing protein: MADRTLKDNIGLMDSEEKMKAVDELEPSEESVEILLRLLEDESHPVRFKAAEKLAEFGKVSLEGLIEIMDTAEGDVRRYATFALKKIGDPCVVDHFIEALGDEDWGVRKFAARSLGELGDKRAVEPLIGALEDEDWGVKLAAVRSLGDLRDPRAIEPIKKARRKGDKDFKKAANKSLKKIQS